From the genome of Zalophus californianus isolate mZalCal1 chromosome 6, mZalCal1.pri.v2, whole genome shotgun sequence, one region includes:
- the ZWILCH gene encoding protein zwilch homolog isoform X1 — protein sequence MWSRINRAAEEFYSRLLQEFDEEKKGIHKDPFIYEADTQVQLISKGQPNPLKNILNENDVVFIVEKLPLDKEETSHVEEPQCEETVISDFSTGENVGPLALPVGRARQLIGLYTMAHNPNMTHLKINHPVTALPPLWVRCDSSDPEGTCWLGAELVTTNNSITGIVLYTVSCKADKNYSVNLEDLKSSHKKRHHLSMVTARGSAQYELFKSTALDDTLAASQTTITLDISWSPVDEILQIPPLSSTAALNIKVESGEPRGPLNHLQRELKFLLVLADGLRTGVTEWPEPLEVKSAVELVQEFLNDLNKLDGFGDSTKKDAETVKHDSAAVDRSIECLFTVRGDLDFAEQLWFKMSGSVISYQDLVKCFTLIIQSLQRGDIQPWLHSGSNSLLSKLIHQSYHGTMDTVALSGTIPVKMLLEIGLDKLKKDYISFFIGQELASLNHLEYFITASVDIQEQVYRVQKLHHILEILVSCMLFIKPQHELLFALTQSCVKYYKQNPLDEQHIFQLPVRPTAVKSLYQSEKPQKWQVEISGGQKKVKTVWQLSDSAPVDHLSFHKSDVSELTLNGSLEERMSFTNLVTCSQVHFK from the exons gctGATACTCAAGTGCAGTTGATCAGCAAAGGTCAACcaaaccctttaaaaaatattctaaatgaaaaTGACGTAGTATTCATCGTGGAGAAATTG ccttTGGACAAGGAAGAAACAAGTCATGTTGAAGAACCACAATGTGAAGAAACGGttatttctgatttctctacTGGGGAGAATGTTGGACCACTTGCTTTACCAGTTGGGAGAGCAAG GCAGTTAATTGGACTTTACACCATGGCTCACAATCCTAATATGACCCACTTGAAGATTAATCATCCAGTtactgcccttcctcccctgtgGGTAAGGTGTGACAGTTCAGATCCTGAAGGGACCTGTTGGCTGGGAGCTGAGCTTGTCACCACAAATAACAGCATTACAGGAATTGTCTTATATACAGTCAGTTGTAAAG CTGATAAAAATTACTCTGTAAATCTTGAAGACCTGAAAAGTTCACATAAGAAAAGACATCACTTATCTATG GTAACAGCCAGGGGCTCCGCCCAGTATGAGCTCTTTAAGTCCACAGCCTTGGATGACACACTTGCTGCATCACAAACTACAATCACTTTGGATATTTCCTGGAGTCCTGTGGATGAGATTCTTCAAATCCCCCCACTTTCTTCAACTGCAGCTCTG AATATTAAAGTGGAATCAGGAGAGCCCAGAGGTCCTTTGAATCATCTTCAAAGAGAACTGAAATTTCTCCTT GTTTTGGCTGATGGTTTGCGGACTGGTGTAACCGAATGGCCTGAGCCTCTGGAAGTAAAATCTGCTGTTGAACTTGTGCAGGAATTTCTGAATG ACTTAAATAAGCTGGATGGATTTGGTGATTCTACAAAAAAAGACGCAGAG ACGGTGAAGCATGACAGTGCTGCAGTTGATCGCTCCATCGAGTGTCTCTTCACAGTACGGGGGGATCTGGATTTTGCTGAGCAGCTGTGGTTCAAAATGAGTGGTA GTGTGATTTCATATCAAGACTTGGTGAAGTGTTTCACACTGATCATCCAGAGTCTACAACGTGGTGATATACAGCCGTGG ctCCATAGTGGGAGTAACAGTTTACTAAGTAagctgattcatcagtcttatcaTGGAACCATGGACACAGTTGCTCTCAGTGGGACTATTCCAGTCAAGATGCTTTTGGAAATTGGTCTGGACAAACTAAAGAAGGATTATATCAGTTTTTTCATAG GTCAGGAACTTGCATCTTTGAATCATTTg GAATATTTCATTACTGCATCAGTAGATATACAAGAACAGGTGTACCGTGTTCAGAAACTCCACCATATTCTAGAAATATTAGTCAGTTGCATGCTTTTCATCAAGCCCCAGCACGAGCTCCTCTTTGCTTTAACACA atccTGCGTAAAATACTACAAACAAAATCCTCTAGATGAGCAACACATTTTTCAGCTGCCAGTCAGACCAACTGCTGTAAAAAGCTTATATCAAAG tgAGAAGCCGCAGAAATGGCAGGTGGAAATAAGTGGTGGTCAGAAGAAGgtgaaaacagtttggcagctgAGTGACAGCGCACCTGTAGACCATCTGAGCTTCCACAAATCTG ATGTTTCTGAGTTAACATTGAATGGTAGCCTGGAAGAAAGGATGTCCTTTACTAACCTGGTTACCTGCAGCCAGGTACATTTCAAGTGA
- the ZWILCH gene encoding protein zwilch homolog isoform X2 — protein sequence MWSRINRAAEEFYSRLLQEFDEEKKGIHKDPFIYEADTQVQLISKGQPNPLKNILNENDVVFIVEKLPLDKEETSHVEEPQCEETVISDFSTGENVGPLALPVGRARQLIGLYTMAHNPNMTHLKINHPVTALPPLWVRCDSSDPEGTCWLGAELVTTNNSITGIVLYTVSCKADKNYSVNLEDLKSSHKKRHHLSMVTARGSAQYELFKSTALDDTLAASQTTITLDISWSPVDEILQIPPLSSTAALNIKVESGEPRGPLNHLQRELKFLLVLADGLRTGVTEWPEPLEVKSAVELVQEFLNDLNKLDGFGDSTKKDAETVKHDSAAVDRSIECLFTVRGDLDFAEQLWFKMSGSVISYQDLVKCFTLIIQSLQRGDIQPWLHSGSNSLLSKLIHQSYHGTMDTVALSGTIPVKMLLEIGLDKLKKDYISFFIGQELASLNHLEYFITASVDIQEQVYRVQKLHHILEILVSCMLFIKPQHELLFALTHEKPQKWQVEISGGQKKVKTVWQLSDSAPVDHLSFHKSDVSELTLNGSLEERMSFTNLVTCSQVHFK from the exons gctGATACTCAAGTGCAGTTGATCAGCAAAGGTCAACcaaaccctttaaaaaatattctaaatgaaaaTGACGTAGTATTCATCGTGGAGAAATTG ccttTGGACAAGGAAGAAACAAGTCATGTTGAAGAACCACAATGTGAAGAAACGGttatttctgatttctctacTGGGGAGAATGTTGGACCACTTGCTTTACCAGTTGGGAGAGCAAG GCAGTTAATTGGACTTTACACCATGGCTCACAATCCTAATATGACCCACTTGAAGATTAATCATCCAGTtactgcccttcctcccctgtgGGTAAGGTGTGACAGTTCAGATCCTGAAGGGACCTGTTGGCTGGGAGCTGAGCTTGTCACCACAAATAACAGCATTACAGGAATTGTCTTATATACAGTCAGTTGTAAAG CTGATAAAAATTACTCTGTAAATCTTGAAGACCTGAAAAGTTCACATAAGAAAAGACATCACTTATCTATG GTAACAGCCAGGGGCTCCGCCCAGTATGAGCTCTTTAAGTCCACAGCCTTGGATGACACACTTGCTGCATCACAAACTACAATCACTTTGGATATTTCCTGGAGTCCTGTGGATGAGATTCTTCAAATCCCCCCACTTTCTTCAACTGCAGCTCTG AATATTAAAGTGGAATCAGGAGAGCCCAGAGGTCCTTTGAATCATCTTCAAAGAGAACTGAAATTTCTCCTT GTTTTGGCTGATGGTTTGCGGACTGGTGTAACCGAATGGCCTGAGCCTCTGGAAGTAAAATCTGCTGTTGAACTTGTGCAGGAATTTCTGAATG ACTTAAATAAGCTGGATGGATTTGGTGATTCTACAAAAAAAGACGCAGAG ACGGTGAAGCATGACAGTGCTGCAGTTGATCGCTCCATCGAGTGTCTCTTCACAGTACGGGGGGATCTGGATTTTGCTGAGCAGCTGTGGTTCAAAATGAGTGGTA GTGTGATTTCATATCAAGACTTGGTGAAGTGTTTCACACTGATCATCCAGAGTCTACAACGTGGTGATATACAGCCGTGG ctCCATAGTGGGAGTAACAGTTTACTAAGTAagctgattcatcagtcttatcaTGGAACCATGGACACAGTTGCTCTCAGTGGGACTATTCCAGTCAAGATGCTTTTGGAAATTGGTCTGGACAAACTAAAGAAGGATTATATCAGTTTTTTCATAG GTCAGGAACTTGCATCTTTGAATCATTTg GAATATTTCATTACTGCATCAGTAGATATACAAGAACAGGTGTACCGTGTTCAGAAACTCCACCATATTCTAGAAATATTAGTCAGTTGCATGCTTTTCATCAAGCCCCAGCACGAGCTCCTCTTTGCTTTAACACA tgAGAAGCCGCAGAAATGGCAGGTGGAAATAAGTGGTGGTCAGAAGAAGgtgaaaacagtttggcagctgAGTGACAGCGCACCTGTAGACCATCTGAGCTTCCACAAATCTG ATGTTTCTGAGTTAACATTGAATGGTAGCCTGGAAGAAAGGATGTCCTTTACTAACCTGGTTACCTGCAGCCAGGTACATTTCAAGTGA